Proteins encoded in a region of the Shewanella polaris genome:
- a CDS encoding coproporphyrinogen III oxidase family protein has translation MNKFLSSSRLNIATNSLDWVMGQTIRHSLNLNDAVAIDELQQLSVPDKPIETLYIHIPFCHTLCRYCSFHKIKFKESLAREYFKALRQEIRQVITQGFRFNRVYIGGGTTTILEDELIETIELIKSLTTVREVTCESDPIYFKEGNPHLLKGLVDRMSIGIQSFDDNILKMVGRFEKFGSGLQQAEYVSRAIEIIPTVNIDMMYGFKVQTPEAVAIDLAQAIRLHPDQITTYPLTLGIGKNRKKAGCLAGEPEALWPQFLAVKAALAEHYVMEFPWTFSRNFGQPVENKYVLDGEDCFGVGSGAFGRFGEQFRISSFDIPDYIDRINTGLSGTCYTKPLQHKALSQHYFMMMMGYGLLDNQQCKAHTGKSLWQAFPLEMSFLISAGALRKQGDNYITTDEGQFIALKMFSGFLSGMDYLREQARELPINTIDTLVRA, from the coding sequence ATGAATAAATTCCTTTCATCCTCAAGATTGAATATTGCGACCAATAGCCTAGATTGGGTTATGGGTCAAACCATAAGGCATTCCTTAAATTTGAATGATGCTGTCGCAATTGATGAATTACAGCAGCTTAGTGTGCCAGACAAACCCATTGAAACGCTGTATATCCATATTCCTTTCTGTCATACATTGTGCCGCTATTGCTCATTTCATAAAATCAAATTTAAGGAATCTCTAGCCAGAGAATACTTCAAGGCACTGAGACAAGAAATTAGGCAAGTTATAACCCAAGGCTTTCGTTTTAATCGGGTGTATATCGGTGGTGGAACCACGACTATTTTAGAAGATGAATTAATCGAAACCATTGAGCTCATTAAGTCATTAACAACAGTGCGTGAGGTCACTTGTGAAAGCGATCCCATTTATTTTAAAGAAGGTAATCCGCATTTACTCAAAGGTTTGGTCGACCGTATGTCTATTGGAATACAAAGCTTTGACGATAATATTTTAAAAATGGTTGGTCGCTTTGAAAAATTTGGCAGTGGGTTACAACAAGCTGAGTATGTCAGTCGTGCTATCGAGATAATACCTACGGTCAACATTGACATGATGTATGGCTTTAAAGTTCAAACACCTGAGGCAGTAGCGATTGATTTAGCACAAGCCATTCGGTTACATCCGGATCAAATCACCACGTATCCATTAACGCTCGGTATTGGAAAAAATCGAAAAAAAGCTGGTTGTCTTGCTGGCGAACCCGAAGCGTTATGGCCTCAATTTCTGGCGGTAAAAGCAGCATTGGCTGAGCATTATGTGATGGAGTTTCCGTGGACCTTTAGTCGTAATTTTGGTCAGCCTGTTGAAAATAAATACGTACTTGATGGCGAAGACTGCTTCGGCGTTGGATCTGGCGCTTTTGGTCGATTTGGTGAACAATTTAGGATCTCAAGTTTTGATATTCCAGATTATATTGATCGCATTAACACCGGACTATCTGGTACCTGTTATACCAAGCCATTACAACATAAAGCACTATCACAACATTATTTTATGATGATGATGGGCTATGGCTTACTGGATAATCAACAGTGTAAAGCCCATACTGGTAAGTCTTTATGGCAGGCATTTCCATTAGAAATGAGCTTTTTAATTTCAGCAGGGGCGCTCAGAAAACAAGGTGATAATTACATTACCACCGATGAAGGGCAGTTTATTGCGCTTAAAATGTTCTCAGGATTTTTATCTGGAATGGACTATTTACGCGAACAAGCCAGAGAGTTACCAATCAATACAATAGACACCTTGGTGAGAGCATAG
- a CDS encoding alpha-amylase family glycosyl hydrolase: MRLLLPVFSLLNPNSLTCAIGLSISITISGCHPANTSTQSMKSASVESTHQQPDINTDENNKAINTITKPVVYQVFTRLYGNTNTSNKPWGTIADNGVGKFSDFTDVALQDIKSLGTTHVWYTGIPHHALINDYTAYGISNDDPDVVKGRAGSPYAVKDYYNVNPDLADNPTNRLAEFEALIARTHANGMQVIIDIVPNHVARNYHSISAPKGESDFGANDDKTQVYSRHNNFYYVVGEDFQVPDASKGYQPLGGETHPLKDGQFHESPAKWTGNGSRLAKPDINDWYETVKINYGVKPDGNHDFPALPNVYANKTAAEHLAFWQAQAADDIPDSWRKFEHIAQYWLTKGVDGFRYDMAEMVPVEFWSYLNSHIKHTNPDAFILAEVYNPDLYRNYIHLGKMDYLYDKVDLYDTLKAIMQGKASTATIATEQAKVSDIDQHMLHFLENHDEQRINTADFAGNSRNALPAMVISTTLSRSPTLLYFGQDVGEPGAENAGFGQPTRTSIFDYVGVPAHQRWMNNGKFDGGQSTADEKALRSYYQTLLNLSHTASALSGNYMELDSFQRQKQVVGYDDNVFAFSRFNTDQQLIIVSNFSQSQSKQFTLKLPKTLKQTWHLMGNAKLTDLLKNVQLSQELILNQDSSASVDIKLAPLQSVILEVMNKG, translated from the coding sequence ATGCGATTACTTTTACCTGTTTTTTCATTGCTTAACCCCAACTCTCTAACCTGTGCTATTGGTTTAAGCATCAGCATAACAATCAGTGGGTGCCATCCTGCGAACACATCAACACAGTCGATGAAGTCGGCATCAGTAGAGTCCACTCATCAACAGCCAGATATCAACACAGATGAAAACAACAAAGCCATCAACACAATAACCAAACCTGTGGTTTATCAGGTGTTCACTCGCCTGTATGGCAACACCAATACCAGCAACAAACCATGGGGCACTATTGCAGATAACGGTGTAGGCAAATTCAGCGATTTTACTGATGTAGCATTACAAGATATTAAGTCACTTGGCACCACCCATGTTTGGTATACCGGCATACCACACCATGCATTAATCAATGATTACACGGCTTATGGTATTAGTAATGATGATCCTGATGTGGTAAAAGGCCGCGCGGGCTCACCATATGCGGTAAAAGACTACTACAACGTCAATCCAGATCTGGCTGACAATCCGACTAATCGTTTGGCCGAATTTGAAGCCTTAATCGCCCGCACTCATGCCAATGGCATGCAAGTGATTATCGATATCGTACCTAACCATGTTGCACGGAATTATCATTCTATTTCAGCACCTAAAGGCGAGTCAGACTTTGGCGCCAACGATGATAAGACTCAGGTCTATAGCAGGCACAACAATTTCTATTATGTGGTGGGTGAAGACTTTCAAGTCCCAGATGCGTCAAAGGGTTATCAACCTCTAGGTGGTGAAACACATCCCCTCAAAGACGGTCAATTTCATGAGTCACCTGCCAAGTGGACCGGCAATGGTTCGCGCTTAGCCAAACCTGACATCAATGATTGGTACGAAACAGTCAAAATTAATTATGGAGTGAAACCTGATGGTAACCATGACTTCCCTGCACTGCCTAATGTTTATGCTAATAAAACCGCAGCCGAGCATTTAGCCTTTTGGCAAGCACAAGCGGCCGATGATATCCCAGATTCATGGCGTAAGTTTGAGCACATTGCCCAGTATTGGCTAACCAAAGGCGTCGATGGATTTCGCTACGACATGGCTGAAATGGTACCGGTAGAATTTTGGAGCTATCTTAACAGCCACATTAAACACACTAACCCAGATGCGTTTATTTTAGCTGAAGTGTATAACCCCGATTTATATCGCAATTATATTCACTTAGGTAAAATGGATTATTTGTATGACAAAGTTGATTTGTACGACACCTTAAAAGCCATTATGCAGGGTAAAGCCAGCACGGCAACCATTGCGACGGAACAAGCCAAAGTCAGTGATATAGACCAGCATATGCTGCACTTTTTAGAAAACCACGACGAACAACGTATTAACACTGCAGACTTTGCAGGTAATTCACGCAATGCCCTGCCAGCTATGGTGATATCAACCACCTTAAGCCGTTCGCCTACCTTGTTATATTTCGGCCAAGATGTTGGCGAGCCAGGCGCCGAAAATGCAGGCTTTGGTCAACCTACTCGAACAAGTATTTTTGATTATGTTGGCGTACCTGCACATCAACGTTGGATGAATAACGGTAAGTTCGATGGCGGTCAATCAACCGCTGATGAGAAAGCCCTACGTTCATATTATCAAACGTTATTAAATCTAAGCCACACAGCATCAGCTCTCAGCGGTAACTATATGGAATTAGATAGCTTTCAACGCCAAAAACAGGTTGTTGGGTATGACGACAATGTATTCGCTTTCAGTCGTTTTAACACAGACCAACAGTTGATCATTGTCAGTAATTTCAGTCAAAGCCAAAGCAAACAATTTACCCTTAAGTTACCAAAGACATTAAAACAAACTTGGCATCTTATGGGAAATGCAAAACTGACAGATTTGTTAAAAAACGTTCAACTCAGTCAAGAGCTCATACTTAATCAAGATAGCAGTGCCAGTGTTGATATTAAATTGGCCCCATTGCAATCTGTCATTCTTGAAGTGATGAATAAGGGATAA
- a CDS encoding glycoside hydrolase family 13 protein: MSLPCSPQTCQHRVSKLVSSLLFGFALSTCAMSVSAALSVEPMSWWTGMQQTQLQLLITGDNIRDTQVKLIKAQGVTLSSINKTDSNDHLFVNLDLSQATPQQLTLGLFKDDQLLEQFDYALQARKKGSRDRQGFSNKDVIYLITPDRFANGNPDNDNHPDMLEQANRGFDGGRHGGDIMGIRKALPYLHDLGVTQLWINPLLENNQQKYSYHGYSTTNFYKIDPRFGSNQEYQALVEEAQTFGIGIIQDVVVNHMGSGHQWITSMPSSTWINDQSRWLKDPTDVSYSSHRRTTVQDPYAVSADISDFSDGWFDVTMPDLNQRDPHMATYLIQNSIWWVEYAGLSGIREDTYSYADKHFLSNWSKAIMNEYPHFNIVGEEWTANPVTVSYWQTGKQNTDGYQSFVPSMMDFPVYEALISSLTDKEQWESGFIKLYQMLANDLVYSNPSNLVLFEGNHDTNRIYSLMNNDIELYKIAMAYVLTSNRIPQIFYGSEILMQSPTGERNDGAVRADFPGGWPQDSVNVFSHQGLNADQKQALNFMRTLLNYRKTSQAIQQGDLHHFVPKDGIYVQSRHFGDETLLIVYNKNEQAVELDLSRFTEVFNGNTQGIDIINKQAQALNQPLKLAQKGVTILALSH, encoded by the coding sequence ATGTCATTACCTTGCTCACCCCAAACCTGCCAGCACCGCGTAAGCAAGCTAGTATCAAGCTTATTATTCGGTTTTGCCCTTAGCACTTGCGCCATGTCGGTGAGTGCTGCCCTCAGCGTAGAGCCCATGTCATGGTGGACAGGGATGCAACAAACCCAGTTACAACTGTTGATTACTGGGGATAATATTCGCGACACTCAAGTGAAATTAATCAAGGCTCAAGGTGTCACCCTTAGCAGCATCAATAAAACAGACAGCAATGACCATTTATTTGTTAATTTAGATTTAAGCCAAGCCACACCACAACAGCTTACCTTGGGTTTATTTAAAGACGATCAATTGCTCGAGCAATTTGATTATGCACTACAAGCCCGCAAAAAAGGCTCTCGTGATCGTCAAGGATTTAGCAATAAAGATGTGATTTATTTAATCACTCCAGACCGTTTTGCTAATGGCAATCCAGATAATGACAACCATCCCGATATGCTTGAACAAGCTAATCGTGGTTTTGATGGTGGCCGTCATGGTGGTGATATTATGGGGATCCGCAAAGCGCTGCCCTACTTACATGACTTAGGCGTTACTCAGTTATGGATTAATCCTTTGCTTGAAAACAACCAACAAAAATATTCATATCATGGCTATTCCACCACCAATTTTTATAAAATTGATCCACGCTTTGGCAGTAATCAAGAATATCAAGCCTTAGTGGAAGAAGCGCAAACCTTTGGCATTGGCATAATCCAAGATGTCGTAGTTAATCACATGGGGTCTGGTCATCAATGGATAACCAGTATGCCAAGCAGCACTTGGATAAATGACCAATCTCGTTGGCTAAAAGATCCAACCGATGTTAGTTACTCAAGCCACAGACGCACCACTGTACAAGACCCTTATGCTGTTAGCGCAGATATTAGCGACTTCAGTGATGGCTGGTTTGACGTCACTATGCCAGATTTAAATCAACGCGATCCCCACATGGCTACCTACCTAATCCAAAATAGCATTTGGTGGGTTGAATATGCAGGATTAAGTGGCATTAGGGAAGATACCTATTCATACGCGGATAAACATTTCCTTAGCAATTGGTCAAAAGCCATTATGAATGAATATCCTCATTTTAATATTGTGGGTGAAGAGTGGACGGCTAATCCTGTTACGGTTAGTTATTGGCAAACAGGTAAACAAAATACCGATGGCTATCAGTCATTTGTACCCAGCATGATGGATTTTCCAGTATATGAAGCCCTAATATCGAGCTTAACCGACAAAGAACAGTGGGAGTCAGGTTTCATTAAACTTTATCAAATGCTGGCAAATGATTTAGTTTATTCCAACCCAAGCAATTTAGTGTTATTTGAAGGCAATCACGATACCAATCGTATCTACAGCTTAATGAACAACGATATTGAACTGTATAAAATAGCCATGGCCTATGTGCTTACCAGTAACCGTATTCCACAAATATTTTACGGGTCAGAAATACTAATGCAAAGCCCAACAGGAGAACGTAACGACGGTGCTGTGCGTGCCGACTTTCCTGGTGGATGGCCGCAAGACAGCGTCAATGTCTTTAGTCATCAAGGTTTAAATGCAGATCAAAAACAAGCGTTGAATTTTATGCGAACACTGTTGAATTACCGTAAAACCTCGCAAGCGATACAGCAAGGAGACTTACATCATTTTGTACCTAAAGACGGTATTTACGTACAAAGTCGTCATTTTGGTGATGAAACCTTATTAATTGTTTACAACAAAAATGAACAAGCTGTTGAACTTGACCTAAGCCGTTTTACCGAAGTCTTTAACGGCAATACTCAAGGCATCGACATCATTAACAAACAAGCACAAGCACTGAATCAACCGCTAAAACTGGCACAAAAAGGCGTAACAATATTGGCACTTAGTCATTAA
- a CDS encoding tryptophan halogenase family protein encodes MNQNNIKNIVIVGGGTSGWMTAAMLIKLFKSQLNITLIESDAIGTIGVGEATIPPLQIFNSVLGISESDFIKATQATYKLGIEFENWYQQGDAYMHAFGNIGRDLGFTAFHHYWLSSRANNVKTNGSETNSPHAKYPEINRSQVEGSQYNPNDFWQYSLNYQAAKHNKFQPIQTISQAQMSGITHAYHFDANLYANLLHQYSDQRGVTRVEGTIASTELTIDGNIETVTLQNGQSIRGDLFIDCSGFSAILIGQALGVDYENWQHWLPCDSAYAVPCESVSPIIPYTKAIAHDTGWQWRIPLQHRTGNGIVYSSQFMTDEQAKQLLLTNLDGKSLAEPRKINFQTGRRTKQWHKNCVAIGLSSGFLEPLESTSLHLVQSAIIRLTKLFPQNGITLQHIDEFNRQSQTEFEQIRDFIILHYHLNAKQSADGEHGLWQQCRDMDIPESLQRRIDLFKSTATVFRHQDELFTEAAWVQVMLGQGITPTDFHPLTQAVRQIDLNDYLANIRKVIASTVDQMSSHEDYIAAL; translated from the coding sequence ATGAATCAAAATAACATTAAAAACATTGTCATTGTAGGCGGCGGTACCTCAGGCTGGATGACCGCTGCCATGCTCATAAAACTGTTTAAATCCCAACTCAATATCACCCTTATCGAATCCGACGCTATAGGCACCATTGGTGTGGGCGAAGCCACTATTCCGCCATTACAGATTTTTAATAGTGTATTGGGGATCAGTGAAAGCGACTTTATAAAAGCAACCCAAGCAACCTATAAATTAGGTATTGAGTTTGAAAACTGGTATCAACAAGGCGATGCTTATATGCACGCTTTCGGCAATATTGGTCGTGACTTAGGGTTTACTGCATTCCACCATTATTGGTTAAGCTCGCGAGCCAATAATGTAAAAACCAATGGTTCAGAAACCAATAGCCCTCATGCCAAATATCCAGAAATAAATCGTTCACAAGTCGAAGGCAGCCAATACAATCCAAATGACTTTTGGCAATACTCACTTAATTATCAAGCAGCTAAACACAATAAATTTCAACCGATTCAAACTATTTCACAAGCTCAAATGAGTGGTATTACTCATGCTTATCACTTTGATGCCAACTTATACGCCAACTTGCTACATCAATACAGTGATCAGCGCGGCGTAACGCGAGTTGAAGGCACGATTGCCAGCACCGAACTTACCATCGATGGCAATATTGAAACGGTTACCTTACAAAATGGCCAAAGTATCCGCGGCGACTTATTTATTGATTGTTCAGGATTTTCGGCGATCTTAATTGGCCAAGCTCTGGGTGTGGATTATGAAAACTGGCAACATTGGTTACCGTGCGATAGCGCATATGCTGTGCCTTGCGAAAGCGTATCGCCCATTATTCCCTACACTAAAGCAATAGCACACGATACTGGTTGGCAATGGCGTATCCCGCTGCAACATCGGACGGGTAATGGCATTGTGTATAGCAGTCAATTTATGACAGACGAGCAAGCAAAGCAGTTATTGCTGACAAACTTAGATGGAAAATCGTTAGCCGAACCACGTAAAATTAACTTTCAAACTGGTAGACGCACCAAGCAATGGCATAAAAACTGTGTTGCTATTGGCTTATCGAGTGGTTTTTTAGAACCACTAGAGTCCACCAGCTTACATTTAGTCCAATCGGCTATCATTCGTTTGACCAAATTATTTCCACAAAACGGTATTACCCTTCAGCACATTGATGAGTTTAACCGCCAATCACAAACTGAGTTTGAACAAATTCGCGACTTTATTATTTTGCACTATCACCTTAATGCAAAACAATCTGCCGACGGTGAACACGGTTTATGGCAGCAATGTCGCGACATGGACATTCCCGAAAGCTTGCAACGTAGAATCGATTTATTCAAATCGACTGCAACGGTTTTCAGGCATCAAGATGAATTATTTACCGAAGCGGCATGGGTACAGGTGATGTTAGGACAAGGCATTACGCCAACAGATTTCCATCCCCTTACCCAAGCGGTTAGACAAATTGATCTCAACGACTACTTAGCCAATATCCGTAAAGTCATTGCCAGTACCGTTGACCAGATGTCTAGTCATGAAGACTATATTGCAGCTCTTTAA